The following coding sequences are from one Macaca nemestrina isolate mMacNem1 chromosome 1, mMacNem.hap1, whole genome shotgun sequence window:
- the LOC105494513 gene encoding GPI mannosyltransferase 2: MWPQDPSRKEVLRFAVSCRILTLMLQALFNAIIPDHHAEAFSPPRLAPSGFVDQLVDGLLGGLSRWDAEHFLFIAEHGYLYEHNFAFFPGFPLALMVGTELLRPLRGLLSLRSCLLISVASLNFLFFMLAAVALHDLGCLVLHCPRQAFYAALLFCLSPANVFLAAGYSEALFALLTFSAMGQLERGRVWTSGLLFAIATGVRSNGLVSVGFLMHSQCQGFFSSLTMLNPLRQLFKLMASLFLSVFTLGLPFALFQYYAYTQFCLPGSARPIPEPLVQLAVDKGYRIAEGNEPPWCFWDVPLIYSYIQDVYWNVGFLKYYELRQVPNFLLAAPVAILVVCATWTYVTTHPWLCLTLGLQRSKNNKTLEKPDLGFLSPKVFVYLVHAAVLLLFGGLCMHVQVLTRFLGSSTPIVYWFPAHLLQDQEPLLRSLKTVPWKPLAEDSPPGQKVPRNPIMGLLYRWKTCSPVTRYILGYFLTYWLLGLLLHCNFLPWT; this comes from the exons ATGTGGCCCCAGGACCCATCCCGGAAGGAGGTGCTGAGGTTTGCAGTCAGCTGCCGTATCCTGACTCTGATGCTGCAG GCCCTCTTCAATGCCATCATCCCAGATCACCACGCAGAAGCCTTCTCTCCTCCTCGCCTGGCCCCCTCAGGCTTTGTGGACCAACTTGTGGACGGTCTTCTGGGTGGCCTGTCTCGCTGGGATGCTGAACACTTCTTGTTCATTGCTGAGCATGGCTACCTGTATGAGCACAACTTCGCCTTCTTTCCTGGTTTCCCCTTGGCCCTGATGGTGGGGACCGAACTGTTGCGACCCTTACGGGGGTTACTGAGTCTGCGCAGTTGCCTGCTGATTTCAGTAGCATCACTCAATTTCTTGTTCTTCATGTTGGCTGCAGTTGCACTTCATGACCTGGGTTGTCTGGTTTTGCACTGTCCCCGCCAGGCCTTTTATGCAGCTCTGCTCTTCTGTCTCAGCCCTGCCAATGTCTTCCTGGCAGCTGGTTACTCAGAAGCTTTGTTTGCCCTCCTGACATTCAGTGCCATGGGGCAGCTGGAGAGGGGCCGAGTCTGGACTAGTGGACTCCTCTTTGCCATTGCCACTGGGGTACGCTCCAATGGGCTGGTCAGTGTTGGCTTCCTCATGCATTCTCAGTGCCaaggctttttctcttctcttacgATGCTGAATCCCCTGAGACAGCTCTTTAAGCTGATGGCCTCTCTGTTTCTGTCGGTGTTCACACTTGGCCTTCCCTTTGCCCTCTTTCAGTATTATGCCTACACCCAATTCTGTCTGCCAGGCTCAGCCCGCCCCATTCCTGAGCCCTTGGTGCAGTTAGCTGTAGACAAGGGCTACCGGATTGCAGAGGGAAATGAACCGCCTTGGTGCTTCTGGGATGTTCCACTAATATACAGCTATATCCAGGATGTCTACTGGAATGTTGGCTTTTTGAAATACTACGAGCTCAGGCAGGTGCCCAATTTTCTACTGGCTGCACCAGTGGCTATACTGGTTGTCTGTGCAACTTGGACATACGTGACCACCCACCCTTGGCTCTGCCTTACACTTGGGCTGCAAAGGAGCAAGAACAATAAGACCCTAGAGAAGCCCGATCTTGGATTCCTCAGTCCTAAGGTGTTTGTGTACCTGGTCCACGCTGCAGTGCTGCTGCTGTTTGGAGGTCTGTGCATGCATGTTCAG GTTCTCACCAGGTTTTTGGGCTCCTCCACTCCTATTGTGTACTGGTTTCCAGCTCACTTGCTTCAGGATCAAGAGCCGCTGTTGAGATCCTTAAAGACTGTGCCTTGGAAGCCTCTTGCAGAGGACTCCCCACCAGGACAAAAGGTCCCCAGAAATCCTATCATGGGACTTTTGTATCGCTGGAAAACCTGTTCTCCAGTCACACGATACATTCTAGGCTACTTCCTGACTTACTGGCTCCTGGGACTACTCCTACATTGCAACTTCCTGCCTTGGACATGA